A window of the Pogona vitticeps strain Pit_001003342236 chromosome 4, PviZW2.1, whole genome shotgun sequence genome harbors these coding sequences:
- the LOC110075428 gene encoding cadherin-6 isoform X1: MMRTYHCFWLLFWIGHPHQSSSISLSKRTSGFLVNTKILDLSRNSKKELHRSKRSWMWNQFFLLEEYTGSDYQYVGKLHSDQDKGDGSLKYILSGDGAGDLFIINENTGDIQATRRLDREEKPVYILRAQAINKRTGRPVEPESEFIIKIHDINDNEPLFTKDVYNASVPEMSDVGTFVVQVTATDADDPTYGNSARVVYSILQGQPYFSVESESGIIKTALLNMDRENREQYQVVIQAKDMGGQMGGLSGTTTVNITLTDVNDNPPRFPQSAYQFKIPESAPPDSPVGRIKATDADVGQNAAMEYSIIEGDGSEMFGVITDKETQEGIITVKKALDFEKKRQFTLKVEASNPHVDPRFLYLGPFKDVTTVRIQVEDVDEPPVFSRPAYVLEVKEDVQINTVIGTVTARDPDSAKNPIKYSVDRHTDMDRIFNIDSGNGSVFTSKLLDRETLLWHNITVIAAEINNPKESSRVPVFIKVLDVNDNAPEFAMFYETFVCENAKAEQLIQTLSAVDKDDAFGGHKFSFTLAPEVASSSNFTLQDNRDNTAGIYTRKTRYNRHEMNMYLLPVVISDNEYPIQSSTETVTIRVCACDQRGKMLSCNAEALIHPTGLSTGALIAILLCIIILLVTVVLFAALRRQRKKEPLIISKEDIRDNIVSYNDEGGGEEDTQAFDIGTLRNPEAIEDNKLRRDIVPETLFMPRRTPAVRDNTDVRDFISQRLKENDTDPTAPPYDSLATYAYEGNGSVAESLSSLESVTTDGDQDYDYLSDWGPRFKKLADMYGGADSDKDS, from the exons CTTCACTCTGACCAGGATAAAGGAGATGGTTCGCTTAAATACATTCTTTCGGGAGATGGAGCAGGAGACCTCTTCATTATCAATGAAAACACGGGAGATATACAGGCCACAAGGAGACTAGACAGAGAAGAGAAGCCTGTTTACATTCTTCGGGCTCAGGCTATCAACAAAAGGACTGGAAGACCTGTTGAGCCAGAGTCAGAGTTCATCATTAAGATCCATGACATCAATGACAATGAGCCACTATTTACAAAAGATGTTTACAATGCAAGCGTCCCAGAAATGTCTGATGTAG gtACATTCGTCGTGCAAGTCACAGCAACAGATGCCGATGACCCTACTTATGGGAACAGTGCAAGAGTAGTCTACAGCATTCTCCAGGGGCAACCGTATTTTTCTGTGGAATCTGAGTCAG GCATCATCAAAACAGCTCTGCTAAACATGGATCGAGAAAACAGAGAGCAATACCAAGTGGTCATCCAAGCAAAGGACATGGGAGGACAGATGGGTGGATTATCAGGAACCACCACAGTGAACATTACACTGACCGACGTCAATGACAATCCACCTCGTTTCCCTCAAA GTGCCTACCAATTCAAAATTCCAGAATCTGCTCCCCCTGATTCGCCAGTTGGCAGGATAAAAGCTACTGATGCTGATGTGGGTCAGAATGCAGCAATGGAATACAGCATAATTGAAGGGGATGGCTCGGAAATGTTTGGCGTCATCACAGACAAGGAGACACAGGAAGGCATTATAACAGTGAAAAAG gctctggattttgaaaagaagaGGCAGTTTACTTTGAAAGTGGAAGCTAGCAATCCTCATGTAGATCCCAGATTCCTCTATCTGGGGCCATTCAAAGATGTGACCACTGTTAGAATTCAAGTGGAAGATGTAGATGAACCTCCGGTGTTCAGCCGGCCAGCCTATGTGTTAGAAGTAAAAGAAGATGTCCAGATAAACACTGTCATAGGAACTGTGACTGCCCGGGACCCTGACAGTGCGAAGAATCCTATCAA GTATTCTGTAGATCGTCATACAGATATGGACAGAATATTCAACATTGATTCTGGAAATGGTTCAGTATTCACTTCTAAACTTCTAGATCGGGAAACATTGTTGTGGCACAACATTACAGTCATAGCTGCTGAGATCA ACAACCCAAAGGAAAGCAGCCGAGTCCCAGTGTTCATTAAAGTCCTGGATGTGAATGACAATGCACCTGAATTTGCGATGTTTTATGAGACCTTCGTCTGTGAAaatgcaaaagctgagcag CTCATACAGACCCTAAGTGCAGTTGATAAAGACGACGCTTTTGGTGGACACAAATTTTCTTTCACATTGGCTCCTGAGGTAGCCAGCAGCTCCAATTTCACCCTTCAGGATAACAGAG ATAACACAGCCGGCATCTACACCAGGAAAACAAGATACAACAGACATGAAATGAATATGTACCTCCTGCCTGTGGTAATTTCGGACAACGAATATCCCATTCAGAGCAGCACCGAGACTGTGACAATTCGAGTATGTGCCTGTGACCAGAGAGGCAAGATGCTCTCTTGCAATGCTGAAGCGCTGATCCACCCTACTGGCCTTAGCACTGGGGCACTGATCGCAATCCTTCTTTGCATCATTATATTGCTAG ttacagtggtgctaTTTGCAGCCTTGAGACGGCAGAGGAAGAAAGAGCCCTTGATCATTTCCAAAGAGGACATCCGGGACAACATTGTCAGTTACAACGATGAAGGTGGTGGAGAGGAAGATACCCAAGCATTTGATATTGGCACCCTACGGAACCCTGAAGCCATAGAAGACAATAAATTGCGCCGTGACATTGTGCCGGAAACACTTTTTATGCCACGCCGGACTCCGGCAGTACGAGATAATACAGATGTTAGAGATTTCATTAGCCAAAGGTTGAAGGAGAACGATACGGATCCAACAGCCCCCCCGTATGACTCATTAGCAACCTACGCATATGAAGGCAATGGGTCTGTGGCAGAGTCACTCAGCTCCTTGGAGTCGGTGACTACAGATGGAGACCAGGACTACGATTACCTCAGTGACTGGGGCCCTCGTTTTAAAAAGTTGGCCGATATGTATGGTGGAGCAGACAGTGATAAAGACTCCTAA